A single window of Acidobacteriota bacterium DNA harbors:
- a CDS encoding tetratricopeptide repeat protein, with amino-acid sequence MRRVYVSVVILFVLAAAAQAQNSRAVTASSYLERGYQWLNKGEFEKAIEDFSFALTFEPTLYQAYYNRGVARERKGDQEGALSDYSRALQLNPQCADAYLSRGVLFIKQENYQNAISDFDQVIASNPRDVRAFINRATAQHYLGNYDAALNDYSRAIKLDSKDAGVWAARAEVRLQQNDVDGALADCERALKLDSRNVLAWHARGNVWLRKGDLTRALADFDQAVTLNPREAFLWCTRGLVLLQMNRLEAAEKDFARCRELGGPLPPEVENRLREAQQRRRAK; translated from the coding sequence ATGCGACGTGTTTACGTTTCGGTCGTAATTCTCTTTGTCCTGGCCGCCGCCGCTCAAGCGCAGAATTCACGCGCGGTAACGGCTTCATCGTACCTTGAACGCGGTTATCAATGGCTCAACAAAGGCGAGTTTGAAAAAGCCATCGAAGATTTCTCCTTTGCGCTCACATTCGAACCGACGCTGTATCAGGCTTATTACAATCGCGGCGTTGCACGTGAGCGGAAAGGCGACCAGGAAGGCGCGCTGAGCGATTACAGCAGAGCGCTACAACTCAATCCTCAGTGTGCTGATGCTTATCTCAGCCGTGGGGTATTGTTCATCAAGCAGGAAAATTACCAGAATGCAATCAGCGACTTCGATCAAGTCATCGCCTCGAACCCACGCGATGTCAGAGCCTTTATCAATCGCGCCACCGCGCAACATTATCTGGGCAATTACGATGCAGCGTTGAACGATTACTCACGCGCCATCAAGCTGGATTCGAAGGATGCGGGCGTGTGGGCGGCGCGTGCCGAAGTTCGCTTACAGCAGAACGATGTAGACGGAGCGTTGGCCGATTGCGAACGAGCCTTGAAACTTGATTCCCGCAACGTTCTCGCCTGGCATGCGCGCGGCAACGTCTGGTTGCGAAAAGGAGATTTGACGCGGGCGTTGGCAGACTTCGATCAAGCGGTGACGCTCAACCCACGCGAGGCGTTTCTGTGGTGCACTCGCGGACTTGTTCTTTTGCAAATGAATCGGCTGGAAGCGGCGGAAAAAGATTTTGCCCGATGCCGCGAACTTGGGGGGCCGCTTCCACCAGAAGTCGAAAACCGCTTGCGCGAAGCACAGCAGCGGCGCAGAGCGAAGTAG
- a CDS encoding tetratricopeptide repeat protein, giving the protein MRFVYASIFLLCALTDAISAQNSRAATASSYLERGNQWMAKGEYEKAIADFDLAIASAPDVADGYRNRAIARYRKGDLDGAFADFDRVVALRPREAEAWLNRGLIRKAKGDFGGALGDLDKAIELGPRWIEPWLARAELRFARSDFDGAIDDNTKAIQLGAKNAQAWSGRGAARQAKGDLDGAMGDYNRAIALEPQNALAWFNRAAAWRDKGEFAKADSDYSRAIALNPRWADAYAQRGLVRLRLRQEVEAQRDFGECLARNPALNESLELEIRKVKQQIGAK; this is encoded by the coding sequence ATGCGATTTGTTTACGCTTCGATTTTTCTTCTTTGCGCTCTGACAGATGCCATCAGTGCGCAAAATTCCCGTGCAGCAACGGCTTCGTCTTACCTTGAACGCGGCAACCAATGGATGGCCAAAGGCGAATATGAAAAAGCCATTGCCGATTTCGACCTGGCCATTGCTTCCGCGCCTGATGTTGCCGATGGATACCGCAATCGCGCCATCGCCCGTTACCGCAAAGGAGATTTGGACGGGGCATTCGCGGACTTTGACCGCGTTGTGGCGTTGAGGCCGCGCGAAGCCGAAGCCTGGCTTAACCGCGGATTGATTCGGAAGGCAAAGGGCGATTTTGGAGGCGCGCTGGGCGATTTGGATAAGGCGATTGAATTGGGGCCGCGCTGGATCGAGCCCTGGCTTGCGCGCGCCGAACTCCGGTTTGCGAGGAGCGATTTCGATGGCGCGATTGACGACAACACAAAAGCCATTCAACTCGGCGCAAAAAATGCGCAAGCGTGGTCGGGCCGGGGAGCGGCGCGACAGGCAAAAGGAGATTTGGACGGCGCGATGGGGGATTACAACCGCGCCATCGCGCTTGAACCGCAAAACGCCCTGGCCTGGTTCAATCGCGCCGCCGCCTGGCGAGATAAAGGCGAATTCGCGAAGGCGGACAGTGATTACAGCCGCGCCATCGCACTCAATCCGCGCTGGGCTGATGCTTATGCGCAACGCGGTCTGGTTCGTTTGCGGCTCCGGCAAGAAGTGGAAGCGCAGCGCGATTTCGGCGAATGCCTCGCGCGCAATCCCGCATTGAATGAATCGTTGGAACTGGAGATTCGGAAAGTAAAACAGCAGATCGGAGCCAAATAG
- a CDS encoding dihydrodipicolinate synthase family protein, protein MKTTPITLEDLRGVFSVPPLARKNDARRSIDFEQNDDVVKHIASGGITRFLYGGNAFLYHVTLREYSALLEWLSGFAGDHWAIPSAGPSYGRAMDQAELLRKYDFPAVMLLPCADPRDAAGLERGLREFAEAAETKLILYLKEENNFGADKEAGLDVVAKLVEEGLCVAVKYAVVRKDPRQDAYLESLLTRVDRNLVVSGIGERPAVVHMRDWKLPGFTTGTGCIASRQSQQLFEACARGDFAEAEKLRELFIPHEDLRDAWSPAKVLHHSTELAGIAKTGSPPPFLSPLSAERLKELAPVAQKLVSQQ, encoded by the coding sequence TTGAAAACGACTCCTATCACCTTGGAAGATTTGCGCGGCGTGTTTTCCGTTCCGCCGCTGGCTCGCAAAAACGACGCTCGGCGTTCGATTGATTTCGAGCAGAATGATGATGTAGTCAAACACATTGCCTCTGGCGGCATCACGCGGTTTTTGTACGGCGGCAACGCCTTTCTGTACCACGTGACGCTGCGCGAATACTCCGCTTTGCTGGAATGGCTGAGTGGTTTCGCCGGTGATCATTGGGCGATCCCAAGTGCCGGGCCTTCCTATGGACGAGCGATGGATCAAGCTGAACTGCTGCGCAAATACGACTTTCCGGCGGTGATGCTGTTGCCATGTGCTGATCCGCGTGATGCCGCCGGACTCGAACGCGGACTGCGCGAATTTGCCGAAGCCGCCGAAACCAAGCTGATTTTGTATTTGAAAGAAGAAAACAATTTCGGCGCGGACAAGGAAGCTGGCCTGGATGTCGTCGCCAAGCTTGTGGAGGAAGGGTTATGTGTGGCCGTCAAATACGCCGTCGTACGCAAAGACCCGCGTCAAGACGCTTATCTGGAATCGTTGCTGACCCGCGTTGACCGCAATTTGGTTGTCAGCGGCATTGGTGAACGACCAGCGGTAGTTCACATGCGCGATTGGAAATTGCCGGGCTTTACGACCGGCACAGGCTGCATCGCTTCGCGCCAAAGCCAGCAATTGTTCGAAGCCTGTGCGCGCGGAGATTTTGCCGAAGCCGAGAAATTGCGTGAACTCTTCATTCCGCACGAAGATTTGCGCGACGCTTGGAGTCCGGCGAAAGTCTTGCACCATTCCACGGAACTCGCTGGCATTGCCAAAACCGGTTCGCCGCCACCGTTTCTGTCACCGCTTTCGGCGGAACGGTTGAAGGAGCTTGCGCCGGTTGCACAAAAGTTGGTGTCACAACAGTGA
- a CDS encoding acyl-CoA dehydrogenase: MAQAQQAFEQVNAQPLTVLSEEERLFAASVREFAEAEVKPYVREMDEKQKMRPEIIAKCFELGLMGIEPGEEYGGSGGTFFMACLAIEELARVDASLSVMVDVNNTLTINAFLNYGTEALKKKYITRLATDTVGAYCLSEAGSGSDAFALQTKAEDKGDHYLLNGRKMWITNGNEAGIFIVFANLDPSKGYKGITAFVVEKGFEGFTVGKKEDKLGIRASSTCELLFDNCKVPKENVLGEVGKGYKIAIETLNEGRIGIGAQMLGLAQGAYEAALSYTKERKQFGQAISENQGVQFQLAEMATKIEASRLMVYNAARLKDAKQPFIKQAAMAKLFASEIAEEVASLAVNLYGGYGYVKDYPVEKYFRDCKIGQIYEGTSNMQKQTIAKMLLVE; this comes from the coding sequence ATGGCACAAGCACAACAAGCATTCGAACAGGTCAATGCTCAACCGTTGACCGTTTTATCCGAAGAAGAGCGGCTGTTTGCCGCCAGCGTCCGCGAATTTGCCGAAGCGGAAGTCAAACCTTACGTTCGCGAAATGGACGAAAAACAAAAAATGCGCCCCGAAATCATCGCCAAATGTTTTGAGCTGGGATTGATGGGCATCGAACCCGGCGAAGAATACGGCGGTTCGGGTGGCACGTTTTTCATGGCCTGTCTGGCGATTGAAGAACTGGCGCGCGTGGACGCCAGTTTGAGTGTGATGGTGGATGTGAACAACACGCTGACGATCAATGCCTTTTTGAATTACGGCACCGAAGCATTGAAGAAAAAATACATCACGCGGCTGGCGACTGACACCGTCGGCGCATATTGCCTGAGCGAAGCCGGTTCGGGTTCTGACGCCTTTGCCCTGCAAACCAAGGCCGAAGACAAAGGCGATCATTATCTGCTCAACGGGCGCAAGATGTGGATTACAAACGGAAACGAAGCCGGAATTTTCATCGTCTTCGCCAATCTTGATCCGTCAAAGGGCTACAAAGGCATTACGGCTTTTGTTGTCGAAAAAGGTTTTGAAGGCTTCACTGTCGGCAAAAAAGAAGACAAGCTGGGCATTCGCGCTTCTTCGACCTGCGAGCTTTTATTTGATAACTGCAAGGTGCCGAAAGAAAACGTGCTGGGTGAGGTCGGCAAAGGCTACAAGATCGCGATTGAAACGCTGAACGAAGGCCGCATCGGAATCGGCGCGCAGATGTTGGGATTGGCGCAGGGAGCTTACGAGGCTGCGCTCAGTTACACCAAAGAGCGCAAACAGTTCGGCCAGGCGATCAGCGAAAACCAGGGCGTGCAGTTCCAACTGGCTGAAATGGCGACGAAGATCGAAGCATCACGTTTGATGGTCTACAACGCCGCTCGGCTGAAAGACGCCAAACAACCCTTCATCAAACAGGCGGCAATGGCCAAACTCTTCGCTTCCGAAATCGCCGAAGAAGTGGCTTCGCTGGCGGTGAACCTGTATGGCGGATATGGTTACGTCAAAGATTATCCGGTCGAAAAATACTTCCGCGATTGCAAGATCGGCCAGATTTACGAAGGCACGTCGAACATGCAGAAACAGACGATTGCCAAAATGTTGCTGGTTGAATGA